cacaaataacaaaataaattctaAATCAACTCAAGATTTGTGGTCTTGGGTAGAACTGTGTAGTACATATGAAACTGatcttatataatttttaaatttttgtaataTGTAGAGATGTGGAGATGACGGAAAAGCTAGACTACTTCTCTGCAATTGCATTGCTTGGATACTCGCTCATTGTAGCCATTTTAAGAAGCTTTAATGTGAGGCTGGAGGCTGCGAGAGTAATGGTTTCTGCTCCATTGCTTGCATTTGTTACCACTCACATTTTGTACCTCAATAACTACAAATTGGATTATGGTATCTTTTCCGTCTATTTATAACTGATATTACTGTCAATCTGTAATTATATTTCCCTTTATTGTCCCGTTTTACCTTATCATGACCTTATTAGCTTcttatatatgaaaattgttaGGATGGAACATGAAAGTGTGTGTTGCCATGGGGGTTGCACAACTATTGATCTGGGCAGTATGGGGTGGAGTGAGTGGTCATCCTTCCCGTTGGAAACTATGGTTTGTAATAGTGGCCGGTGCACTAGCCATGCTGTTAGAAATATATGATTTCCCTCCATATGAAGGATTTGTGGATGCACATGCTGCTTGGCATGCGACAACCATACCTCTCACATATTTATGGTGGAGTTTCATCAAGGACGATGCTGAATTTAGAACATCTACTGCAATGAAGAAGATAAAATAACTTACAGGATTGTAGCCActgattttttaatttcagaTTTATGGGTTTATCTTGTTTTAGAAAACCTCATGATGGTAGTattatttctctctcttccccCCCTTTGTTTGAGCTAAGAATACTTTTTGGTCATTGGAACACATGGCTGTTGTATTAGACATTGTATGCGATCGATTTTAATAGTAAGGATTAAGTGGATAGAATTTAGCGAGTGAGGAACACATTGATCATAGAGAACTATCATATAAACTTAGAATTAAAGTCTTGTATAGATCATCTATCCCTCATCCATCCATTAAACCATTACTTCCATTAGGATGCTACAtccccatatttttttcaagaaGCTGACATGTTACAATCTGTCGCTATTTTCTAGGCCACCCACACGACAGTTATTATTTGTACTGGCAAAAAAAATATGTCACTGAGTGAATATCAAGAGCTACCTTAAGTTGTTTTGTTCACGAGTATATCAAATATTAGCTTTTAAAATAAACTGCATATTTTATTTTCGCTGATAAATAAGGAATGATCATAAATGATTTGTGTACATAAATTAGATAGAGTTGAGTTTAGCAATAACTGGTTTACACTTTAGTACTTTACACCCAGTTTTCAAGTTCGAGCCCAAATCATTCTGACGATTTATCTTATGTTTTAGTGTTATTACTTTCTATTTGCATGTCTAATTATTAGATACAATTACAAAAAATGTTAAATctaaattatacatttatataaatttaaaaaacccCTTATATATTTTTAGGCTTCTTAAGGTTAAAATGTTGAATTATAACCATAACCATaacatttaatatattgatCTAATTCATATTTTAGCCCTTGACATTTTTCCTTTCGCGAAAATCTgaaaataaattacaatttttGGCCTATCGATTCTCCTTTTATTCATAAGTGAATTTCTAGTTAGATGTGAAGTAACTTTGTTAGAATGTACTCGTACTATTTTACAATTCCTTTTGGTTGGTGGTGGCAACTCGCACCATGCATAACAAACATTTGACATGATTAGGTGGATGTTCGCACCATGCATAACAAACGTTACGGTCATGCGAGGTGTAATGACAAAATTAATTTCACCCCAAACACTTGTATAAGAAATTAATACATAGCACATGcgcaaaatataaaatataatgctcatataaattaaataaaaaccttataatttttcaaaataaattaaattggtAATTAAGATAACTGTATAATAATAGAGGGTTGGCTAAACTAATAAgagaaatataattaataagttAATAGAGATATTATAGGTTTATCAAGTAAGattgttcaaaataaaaaattgatgatGATGCACCTTGATACGTCAACAATGTAATGTGAGAAATTGGAGGATTATATATGTTGTACCAGATAAATGCCCATGTAAGTGGTGAGGTGGCGGAGAATAGACAGTATGTGAGGTATCATGATGATATTAATTTCAAACTAAACACTTGtgtaagaaaataataatataatactcACGCAAGTTCTAGAAGATAATGTtccaatgatatatatatatatatatattgtttttcattattataagctataaaatataagttataataataataatttaatagatGTATCATATGTATTTCAAGTCAATATGTCTAAAATGATACAGTAAATAATAAGAAGAGATAGATTAGACACGAATTTGGGAAATGAAGAGAGTGAAATGCTTAGGGTCATTATAGATTACAGACACGGGTTGGGCTAAACGTCTAAACGGGTTTGCTTTCTTAAcccattttcaaaaatcatatgttttcaagaaaataataatacaagtaAACTAATTATTCTTTGAAGGAGTGAAGCCAAATAAAATAGAATTGTGCTTGTTTATAGAGTGGACCACAATATAAGCGTCATCATATTGTCTATGAACACATCCATGCACATTATTAACCCCATTTCCTttgaaaatatgttttaaacttttagatcgataatcaaataaaatcttgctttttaaaagaaaagtctAGAAAAGGTTTCTCAAAGTACAATAACTTCATTTAAAATGTGCTAATTATTACTGCAGCATGAATTTTTCGGAAATAAGATTCAAATTAACTTTACGTTGATAGAAACGGAAAGTAAATAtatttaggaaaatgataatgacagccctaagggttgtcactaacaacatattacatgcttaaaaacttgtacattatatattaaaaaccgtccactgatttttctaacagcaaggtacaaattttaatgcacccaattagtttttactgacaaccctaagggctgtcagtAACAAAACCCATATgtttaaattcaaaaaaaatgaGTAATACATAAAGTGACATTTTTCTCTCCAAAACATGTGTTTAAAAAGACGGTGATTTTGAAATTTACatttgatcaaaataatgataatgatttgtCCTTGTAATAGTAGCCTAATTGTGAAGTACATTCAACATAAGCGAAAATTGAGTTTGATGTTACACTACCCattacatttcaaaaaaaatgttACACTACCCATTGTCCCATTAAGACTAGCCGTAATGTTCCACGGCTTACCTTTTTTGTGTTGGTAGTATGATCGCCCAATGAAAGAATTTCAATAACTCGGTTATCTATActacatattaaaaattatagccatttgttgaaagttacacAAAGGGGAATGTCAGAAATGCCCTCGcacaaattaaagaaaacaaaataccaTGTAAACTAATGCCTATTTTCTCTTACATTCTTATCAAATTATATGAACgaccaaatttttttaaaatattttttcattgtTTTGATAGTCACTTGAGAAATCTGGCAGTAATTACcataaacaatatatacattattgTATGATGTTGCGTAATTAATTGTCCACGCCTACGTTTTTTGGTAATCACGACATGAGAAGCCTGAACCATGGtatccgccgcaacgcgcgggtaccatgctagtccAAACTaataatgatttatgattgcaGGAAAATCATCACCTAGCCAATCCAGGGAAAAAGAACCACCAAATATAGTTACTCGATGTTCAAGACTCTCAAATGACATACAAGACTCCTTTTAAGACTATACGAAATGTCATTGACTCATAGTATGTTATTGGGCCCTATTTTGTGAGTATTAATAACAATTCATCAGAACggctaaaaaaaaaatcatttgatgGGACTTCTTTTAACAACGTATTTCTTCCAAACAATcgaactttgttttttttttaatataataatgttttagaCTTTTGGTTCTAGTCGTGATCGGGCCGGAAAACAGTCAATGGATTGTCCTTTGTAATGGTTAGGTGTGAATGAGAGAGTATGAGATGCCCCACACCCGTCCTCTGGCCTTTGGGCTTTTGCCCTTACttgactttatttttataaaagaaagaagaaagatttAGCTTAGTTGGAGACGATCATAAACACATCATTACTCCCATTAGTCCGTTACTCATTTAGAAATAAAGGTTTGGCTCGAGGAGATTTAGATTCAAATCTAAGATAATGAAGGTTTCAACCCTAATCAGTTGTTTTGTTGTTTGGAGGCTCTATTATGAGTTTTCCATGTAACTTTTACGGTGACATTTGTCTCaaaatgaacattttttttttgaacggctgTCCCAATATGAACATAGGGACAATTGGAATGAATTGAACGGCTCGGCCGTCGAAGAAATAGGGTTTCTTTATGTAATTATTACTATCATGaatttattggaaaagtgtGATGAATGTTAACAATAATTGAATgtcaaacaaaaaatgaaaaagaaaagattagtCAGCTCAACAATAGAAAAGATAAGagggaaaaaaaagtaaatagttTATTACTCCCGTCAATAAAGAAACAATTTTCAGAAAGAAGCTCGCCTATAATGTATGAGAATAATTATTGTTATTCTATTCATACTTTTACATTATACGAATGCATGAAATGAAACCAAAAACTTTAAAGAAAAACTCATATTAATCCACCCCATAGTGTTTATGTGTTATTATGTGCGGGACATATGTAATGTAGATGCATAGTATATGTCATGCAACCATCATGATATGTTAAATGCAATGTTTTTGAATTGGATGGTTAGTTCATTCAGACTCTTTCATATTACCGGTTCAGTGATGGCGGTTTAAGATGAGAGCAAGCCGAACCAAACTGTATCTAGGGGGCACATGGtcaatttcatttgtttttgtttttcctttggTTTCTACACAACTTTATATTATGTGAAAGTGTTAAAATTTTTGTATAACATTGAAtgcatttattttttcaatattgtTTAGCTTATGAATTATTATACTATAATAATTTGGTTATAACTGAATAGTTGATATTAATtagaatataatattattgagTTTATGTTGTGTTCAGATAAAAAATTTTTGGCACTATTATGCTAAATGCATGAAGGGAAATTATATATCATCTTAAAAATTAgtctaataatctttttaaaatttttataatataacaaattaatgtaattaattcATATTCTCtctcataatttttttatttttaaaaaagaaataaagaaatatatcattttccatGTGGGTTTTGATTCGTTGTATAACCTCGGTTCATCTAGTTCGACTGGTTAACTATTGAATGGTCATCTGGTCTACTTTCAAGTTATTGGTTAAATGACATACTTGCCACTTTGTAGGGTGCTAAAGATTTCGTAGATGTGACATCTACTTGTACTAGATCATTCATTTTATCAAACCAGTATGATTGATCACTTTAGTGCATCACCATATTTCTGCAACTATACCAAACACCGCTATGACCATAGGCTTCGAGTACTACTTTCTTTCGTTTTCTTTATAAGCATCAATGTGTCTGAAGTTGAATTAAACATGTAAGTTCGAGCGTTACTTAGTCGTtgtaaaaaaggttttttttattgtggCATTCTTGGCTAATTAAGCCTGATTATATATGATGTAATATATGTTGTAATTATACGACGTCTTGCCAAaagtgtatataaatatatagattcaGTTTTATACTAATTTTGTTGTTACTATTTAAGGAATAACTCTTTAAGATAGAATTATATAAGcagcaagggtgtagtcggcaaaaACATCGACAAATTGTTTTGGCAAGTTTTTGCGATTTAGCAACACTATAGCACATGCATTGACAAGTTTTGTCAAATCAATCAGCAAGTTtgatcggctagttttggccaaTTGTGGCAAACATTGGCAAGAGTAAAgattcttttttgtttgtttgtttttacttgctttgtctttttttttaacaagttttggcaAGAAATGACATTACACCACATACTTTAAAAAACATTTGGCAAGAATTTGCTACATTTTGGTAAATCTGTGGCGCTCCCATATTGGTTAAAAACTTGCCAAAGTATTGGCACTACACCCAAGGGTGTAGTCGAAttgttttatcggcaaaaaccaTCGGCAAACATCGGCTCATCGGCTATATAGCACAtgtatcggctagttttggcaagtttaattggctagttttggctatatatatcggGATGTTTTGGCCAATCATTGTGAACGTTGGTAGCGTGTACTTGTGACCGTTTTTTTGGGTTCTTGTGTCAATCTTCTTTGACTCGCCGGaaacctaaattttttttttttttttggggggggggttttcgattttgaggctagatctatgtttttcttggcttctattgccgGAATACATGCCGATAAAACTTGTTGATGCTCCTAACGTTATATATCACCTTTTCCAGTGAGATCTGAAActcctttttggggtttctggtCGTTGCTGGCCATAAACATTCACTTTTTACGGCCAAAACTTTTTTTGGCTTGTGCAAGGGTGTAGTTGGCTATGTGACTACTtgttggttcggtttttcgaCGATCCTTTTTTGGGGTTTCAGGTTTAATCGATATGGTTCTTGTTGCTTTTGTTGGTTTGGTTTTCCGGCGAGCCTTTTCTTGGGTTTCCGGTGAACTGCTGGTGCTGCTGCATGTTGCATCGGTTTTCCAGCGAGCCCTTTTT
The Erigeron canadensis isolate Cc75 chromosome 2, C_canadensis_v1, whole genome shotgun sequence DNA segment above includes these coding regions:
- the LOC122589648 gene encoding post-GPI attachment to proteins factor 3 isoform X2: MVGCYWISLFLSFSCFVGILHASVGDADPSYRSCLKDCEASGCVGDICFPHCNFSSDGASLNGPWYMQEPLYLRWKQWDCHSDCRYHCMLNREKDRAASGHEPVKYHGKWPFKRVFGIQEPASVVFSALNLAMHFHGDVEMTEKLDYFSAIALLGYSLIVAILRSFNVRLEAARVMVSAPLLAFVTTHILYLNNYKLDYGWNMKVCVAMGVAQLLIWAVWGGVSGHPSRWKLWFVIVAGALAMLLEIYDFPPYEGFVDAHAAWHATTIPLTYLWWSFIKDDAEFRTSTAMKKIK